From the genome of Sander lucioperca isolate FBNREF2018 chromosome 1, SLUC_FBN_1.2, whole genome shotgun sequence, one region includes:
- the zgc:152774 gene encoding MORC family CW-type zinc finger protein 3 isoform X2, which produces MARLSEHGIRLSSMSPSFLNSNSTSHTWPFSAVAELIDNALDPGVLAKQIWIDVFDEAGHLCLTFTDNGSGMTPNKLHKMLSFGFTEKGSGKASQQAIGVYGNGFKSGSMRLGRDALIFTKNGGCQTVGMLSQTYLENIKAQAVIVPIVPFNQQTRSLVVTEDSEASLAAILQHSIITSQEQLHAHFDSILSKKGTKILIWNIRRAKDGKPEIDFENDVSDFRLPDIQIEELKKGLKNSGSLRAEHDIPEMHYSLRAYLSILYLKPRTQIILRGKKILAKLVSKRLTHIEHDVYKPHFSKEKVKVTFGLNPKNKDHYGIMMYHRNRLIKAYEKVGCQLKSSGQRAGVGVIGIIECNFLKPAHNKQDFEYTKEYRLTLGALGLKLNDYWKEVTEKKAREREFQALEKDDNEAQHDADEGPMWLQCEECLKWRKVPASHYSVIPESWYCSQNPNPRYRSCISPEEAEDSEELLTPSYQKNHKKPEQPKSRKREKSLENEVAEHQILSRSSSEPSQPTFQHTHTPDHIRTAGRCHTEENTPEQTGPDHLAYHHTDTDVYDDAHGVTHMQQKPLKRATVIKDKTQVIHVENETNDHRLEDKERDKKKDTNMKPLEREENTYTLSLKRKPGSLFYCVKKKPCLSEEQQPVSEVETLSLEKTKQDSSGQVEKPSDVTQRTPTCLTWTHPLPFTQTVMVSPLSRTEGQRSRPLPPEGSDREVNVQKLAGLEKEVQRLRRLLGLEVTKTTQGTMTTADSSAEQPTRGLVTPPASTTSREVGCQTDVAESCTSSSSMAQAPGHQGMVVLGQRAVCVPKEQPEQNIPKKKTETPSRTRVSDSEACEDSRSKQENLRTIRHNVVALLTVLLPQLDLTGISLDTSDVDNILQQIIEVNSLKLSPVLL; this is translated from the exons ATGGCGAGGTTAAGCGAGCATGGGATTCGCCTTAGTTCC ATGAGTCCTTCCTTCCTGAACAGCAACTCTACAAGTCACACCTGGCCCTTCAGCGCGGTGGCAGAGTTAATAG ACAATGCATTAGATCCTGGTGTACTAGCTAAACAGATCTGGATTGATGTATTTGATGAAGCTGGTCACCTGTGTCTAACCTTCACCGATAATGGCAGCGGTATGACCCCCAACAAACTGCACAAGATGCTCAg CTTTGGTTTTACAGAGAAGGGTTCAGGTAAGGCCAGTCAGCAGGCCATCGGCGTGTATGGGAATGGTTTCAAGTCTGGTTCCATGCGTCTGGGCCGCGACGCACTCATCTTCACCAAGAACGGCGGCTGCCAGACTGTTGGAATGCTGTCTCAGACCTACCTGGAAAACATAAAGGCCCAGGCCGTCATTGTCCCCATTGTTCCCTTCAACCAACAAACCA GGTCTCTGGTGGTGACTGAGGACTCGGAGGCCAGCCTGGCAGCCATCCTCCAACATTCCATCATCACCTCCCAGGAGCAGTTACATGCACACTTTGACTCCATTCTCTCCAAAAAAGGCACCAAGATATTAATCTGGAATATCCGCAG GGCCAAAGATGGCAAGCCAGAGATCGACTTTGAGAACGATGTGAGTGACTTCCGATTGCCCGATATTCAGATCGAGGAGCTGAAGAAAGGTCTGAAGAACAGTGGATCCCTGAGAGCCGAACATGACATCCCAGAGATGCACTACAGTCTTAGG GCCTACCTCAGTATCTTGTATCTGAAGCCGAGGACACAGATTATACTGAGGGGGAAGAAAATTCTGGCTAAGCTGGTGTCGAAGAGGCTGACACACATTGAGCATGACGTGTACAAACCCCACTTCAGT AAAGAGAAGGTGAAGGTGACCTTTGGGCTAAACCCAAAAAACAAAGACCACTATGGCATCATGATGTACCACAGGAACCGACTCATTAAAGCCTACGAGAAAGTGGGCTGCCAGCTGAAG TCTTCAGGTCAAAGAGCAGGAGTTGGCGTCATCGGTATCATCGAGTGTAACTTTCTCAAACCTGCCCACAACAAGCAAGACTTTGAATACACCAAAGAATACAG ACTCACCCTTGGTGCTTTGGGCCTAAAACTGAACGACTACTGGAAAGAGGTGACAGAGAAGAAGGCCAGAGAACGAGAGTTTCAGGCTCTAGAAAAAGATGACAATGAAGCCCAGCATGATGCTGACGA GGGTCCCATGTGGTTACAGTGTGAAGAGTGCCTGAAGTGGCGAAAAGTCCCTGCAAGTCATTACAGTGTGATTCCTGAAAGCTGGTACTGCAGCCAGAACCCCAATCCACGTTACAG AAGCTGCATTTCACCAGAGGAAGCAGAAGACAGCGAGGAGCTGCTAACACCCAGCTACCAGAAAAACCACAAGAAACC AGAGCAGCCCAAAAGCAGAAAACGAGAAAAATCATTGGAG aaCGAAGTGGCTGAACATCAAATCCTCTCGCGCAGTTCATCAGAGCCGAGCCAGCCCACcttccagcacacacacacgcctgatCACATAAGAACAGCAGGTCGATGCCACACAGAGGAAAACACACCAGAGCAGACAGGCCCAGATCACCTggcatatcatcatacagacacagacgtATATGATGATGCACATGGAGTCACACACATGCAACAGAAGCCCCTTAAAAGAGCCACAGTCATTAAAGACAAGACACAAGTCATACATGTGGAAAATGAGACAAATGATCACAGGCTtgaagataaagagagagacaaaaagaaagacaCAAACATGAAGCCATTGGAAAGAGAAGAGAACACATACACATTAAG CCTCAAAAGGAAACCAGGATCATTATTTTACTGTGTGAAAAAGAAGCCATGTCTTTCGGAGGAGCAACAGCCTGTCTCAGAAGTCGAGACACTGTCCTTGGAGAAGACCAAGCAAGACAGTAGCGGCCAAGTCGAGAAACCAAGTGACGTGACTCAGCGAACCCCCACCTGCCTCACCTGGACCCACCCACTTCCCTTCACCCAGACTGTGATGGTATCTCCCCTGAGTCGAACAGAAGGCCAACGGAGCAGACCACTGCCTCCAGAAGGTAGTGACCGGGAAGTGAACGTGCAGAAGCTGGCAGGGTTGGAGAAAGAGGTGCAGAGGCTACGCAGGCTTCTAGGTCTGGAAGTCACAAAGACAACTCAAGGCACGATGACAACTGCTGATAGCAGTGCTGAACAGCCAACACGAGGGCTGGTGACTCCGCCAGCATCCACAACAAGCAGAGAGGTCGGCTGCCAGACGGACGTGGCTGAG AGCTGTACTTCATCCAGCAGCATGGCCCAGGCTCCAGGACATCAGGGGATGGTGGTCCTGGGTcagagagctgtgtgtgtgcccaAAGAGCAGCCTGAGCAGAACATACCTAAGAAGAAGACAGAAACTCCGAGCAGGACGAGAGTCAGTGACAGCGAGGCCTGTGAAGACAGCAG ATCTAAACAGGAGAATCTGCGCACCATCCGTCACAACGTGGTGGCACTTCTCACGGTCCTCCTGCCCCAACTGGACCTGACCGGCATCAGCCTGGACACCTCCGACGTGGACAACATCCTGCAGCAGATCATAGAGGTCAACTCGTTGAAACTGTCACCAGTACTGTTATAA
- the zgc:152774 gene encoding MORC family CW-type zinc finger protein 3 isoform X1 — MARLSEHGIRLSSMSPSFLNSNSTSHTWPFSAVAELIDNALDPGVLAKQIWIDVFDEAGHLCLTFTDNGSGMTPNKLHKMLSFGFTEKGSGKASQQAIGVYGNGFKSGSMRLGRDALIFTKNGGCQTVGMLSQTYLENIKAQAVIVPIVPFNQQTKSLVVTEDSEASLAAILQHSIITSQEQLHAHFDSILSKKGTKILIWNIRRAKDGKPEIDFENDVSDFRLPDIQIEELKKGLKNSGSLRAEHDIPEMHYSLRAYLSILYLKPRTQIILRGKKILAKLVSKRLTHIEHDVYKPHFSKEKVKVTFGLNPKNKDHYGIMMYHRNRLIKAYEKVGCQLKSSGQRAGVGVIGIIECNFLKPAHNKQDFEYTKEYRLTLGALGLKLNDYWKEVTEKKAREREFQALEKDDNEAQHDADEGPMWLQCEECLKWRKVPASHYSVIPESWYCSQNPNPRYRSCISPEEAEDSEELLTPSYQKNHKKPEQPKSRKREKSLEVFVLQNEVAEHQILSRSSSEPSQPTFQHTHTPDHIRTAGRCHTEENTPEQTGPDHLAYHHTDTDVYDDAHGVTHMQQKPLKRATVIKDKTQVIHVENETNDHRLEDKERDKKKDTNMKPLEREENTYTLSLKRKPGSLFYCVKKKPCLSEEQQPVSEVETLSLEKTKQDSSGQVEKPSDVTQRTPTCLTWTHPLPFTQTVMVSPLSRTEGQRSRPLPPEGSDREVNVQKLAGLEKEVQRLRRLLGLEVTKTTQGTMTTADSSAEQPTRGLVTPPASTTSREVGCQTDVAESCTSSSSMAQAPGHQGMVVLGQRAVCVPKEQPEQNIPKKKTETPSRTRVSDSEACEDSRSKQENLRTIRHNVVALLTVLLPQLDLTGISLDTSDVDNILQQIIEVNSLKLSPVLL, encoded by the exons ATGGCGAGGTTAAGCGAGCATGGGATTCGCCTTAGTTCC ATGAGTCCTTCCTTCCTGAACAGCAACTCTACAAGTCACACCTGGCCCTTCAGCGCGGTGGCAGAGTTAATAG ACAATGCATTAGATCCTGGTGTACTAGCTAAACAGATCTGGATTGATGTATTTGATGAAGCTGGTCACCTGTGTCTAACCTTCACCGATAATGGCAGCGGTATGACCCCCAACAAACTGCACAAGATGCTCAg CTTTGGTTTTACAGAGAAGGGTTCAGGTAAGGCCAGTCAGCAGGCCATCGGCGTGTATGGGAATGGTTTCAAGTCTGGTTCCATGCGTCTGGGCCGCGACGCACTCATCTTCACCAAGAACGGCGGCTGCCAGACTGTTGGAATGCTGTCTCAGACCTACCTGGAAAACATAAAGGCCCAGGCCGTCATTGTCCCCATTGTTCCCTTCAACCAACAAACCAA GTCTCTGGTGGTGACTGAGGACTCGGAGGCCAGCCTGGCAGCCATCCTCCAACATTCCATCATCACCTCCCAGGAGCAGTTACATGCACACTTTGACTCCATTCTCTCCAAAAAAGGCACCAAGATATTAATCTGGAATATCCGCAG GGCCAAAGATGGCAAGCCAGAGATCGACTTTGAGAACGATGTGAGTGACTTCCGATTGCCCGATATTCAGATCGAGGAGCTGAAGAAAGGTCTGAAGAACAGTGGATCCCTGAGAGCCGAACATGACATCCCAGAGATGCACTACAGTCTTAGG GCCTACCTCAGTATCTTGTATCTGAAGCCGAGGACACAGATTATACTGAGGGGGAAGAAAATTCTGGCTAAGCTGGTGTCGAAGAGGCTGACACACATTGAGCATGACGTGTACAAACCCCACTTCAGT AAAGAGAAGGTGAAGGTGACCTTTGGGCTAAACCCAAAAAACAAAGACCACTATGGCATCATGATGTACCACAGGAACCGACTCATTAAAGCCTACGAGAAAGTGGGCTGCCAGCTGAAG TCTTCAGGTCAAAGAGCAGGAGTTGGCGTCATCGGTATCATCGAGTGTAACTTTCTCAAACCTGCCCACAACAAGCAAGACTTTGAATACACCAAAGAATACAG ACTCACCCTTGGTGCTTTGGGCCTAAAACTGAACGACTACTGGAAAGAGGTGACAGAGAAGAAGGCCAGAGAACGAGAGTTTCAGGCTCTAGAAAAAGATGACAATGAAGCCCAGCATGATGCTGACGA GGGTCCCATGTGGTTACAGTGTGAAGAGTGCCTGAAGTGGCGAAAAGTCCCTGCAAGTCATTACAGTGTGATTCCTGAAAGCTGGTACTGCAGCCAGAACCCCAATCCACGTTACAG AAGCTGCATTTCACCAGAGGAAGCAGAAGACAGCGAGGAGCTGCTAACACCCAGCTACCAGAAAAACCACAAGAAACC AGAGCAGCCCAAAAGCAGAAAACGAGAAAAATCATTGGAGG tgtttgtgttgcagaaCGAAGTGGCTGAACATCAAATCCTCTCGCGCAGTTCATCAGAGCCGAGCCAGCCCACcttccagcacacacacacgcctgatCACATAAGAACAGCAGGTCGATGCCACACAGAGGAAAACACACCAGAGCAGACAGGCCCAGATCACCTggcatatcatcatacagacacagacgtATATGATGATGCACATGGAGTCACACACATGCAACAGAAGCCCCTTAAAAGAGCCACAGTCATTAAAGACAAGACACAAGTCATACATGTGGAAAATGAGACAAATGATCACAGGCTtgaagataaagagagagacaaaaagaaagacaCAAACATGAAGCCATTGGAAAGAGAAGAGAACACATACACATTAAG CCTCAAAAGGAAACCAGGATCATTATTTTACTGTGTGAAAAAGAAGCCATGTCTTTCGGAGGAGCAACAGCCTGTCTCAGAAGTCGAGACACTGTCCTTGGAGAAGACCAAGCAAGACAGTAGCGGCCAAGTCGAGAAACCAAGTGACGTGACTCAGCGAACCCCCACCTGCCTCACCTGGACCCACCCACTTCCCTTCACCCAGACTGTGATGGTATCTCCCCTGAGTCGAACAGAAGGCCAACGGAGCAGACCACTGCCTCCAGAAGGTAGTGACCGGGAAGTGAACGTGCAGAAGCTGGCAGGGTTGGAGAAAGAGGTGCAGAGGCTACGCAGGCTTCTAGGTCTGGAAGTCACAAAGACAACTCAAGGCACGATGACAACTGCTGATAGCAGTGCTGAACAGCCAACACGAGGGCTGGTGACTCCGCCAGCATCCACAACAAGCAGAGAGGTCGGCTGCCAGACGGACGTGGCTGAG AGCTGTACTTCATCCAGCAGCATGGCCCAGGCTCCAGGACATCAGGGGATGGTGGTCCTGGGTcagagagctgtgtgtgtgcccaAAGAGCAGCCTGAGCAGAACATACCTAAGAAGAAGACAGAAACTCCGAGCAGGACGAGAGTCAGTGACAGCGAGGCCTGTGAAGACAGCAG ATCTAAACAGGAGAATCTGCGCACCATCCGTCACAACGTGGTGGCACTTCTCACGGTCCTCCTGCCCCAACTGGACCTGACCGGCATCAGCCTGGACACCTCCGACGTGGACAACATCCTGCAGCAGATCATAGAGGTCAACTCGTTGAAACTGTCACCAGTACTGTTATAA